GCTGACGGGCTCCATTCAGGCTGTCCCGTTGATTGGTTTTGCGTTAACTCTTGCCGATGGTAAACTCCCAACTCGTGAAAGGCGAAGATGCCTGCGGGCTGCTGAAACATCGCCAATCGCGGGACATGACCCCGAACCCATTGAACCAAAGGCTCAAAAGGGCAAAGCCAGTGGAAGCCGACGACGAAATAGTGGCGGTAATGATACGAAGTCCACCTTTTGCCCAACTCGTAACTTGGAAGAACTTTCACATCGTTGGGATCGCTGGGGCATCGCCAAATTTGCCCGTTCTTGCTGTAAGTCAAAAGTTGGTTACCGTAAGTGAGAACACCGTTGAATGGTTCGTGCCCTTCGTAAACTTCGGCGCATTCATCTATAGACAAAAGGTTCGCATCAGGTATAGGGAAAGACTCGTCCCAATCGTTGACATATTGCCCAAACGCCATTCCAATTTGTCGCAAGTATGTCAAGCAACTTGATTGCCTCGCGCTCTCGCGCACCCTCATGAACACGGGAAGCAGAAGCGCCGCCAGCACCGCGATAACCGCGATGACGGTCAAAAGTTCAATCAGAGTGAAACCCCGCTTTTTCACATTTCAACGCCTCCCGCTTTTTAGGTTTTACCCCTGTATCTAATATTGCACTGAAGCGGAGATTTTATTCAAGCCATGCGTAATGGAGACGGTAATTTTTTGTGCCAAAGAACCACGGCGCTGCAGGGACAGCGTCCTCTGAACTGGATCGTGCCGAGGCGTGTGACCTCGGAATCGGGAGGTAGTCTTTTGCCCGGCTGCAATTGAATCAGCGTGTCGGAAAAAACGCATCCTCCAAGACGACGATGCAGCACGAACGATTTTGCTTTCCGATTACTTATTCTTCAGAAACACAAGGATAGGACCGAAAGGCTCATCTTGCCGGGCGCCCGCGATGCCGCGGCGCACTAATTCCAACACGGCGAGGAAAGTCACGATCACCTCCAGTAGGCTCGTGCAATCGGCGCACAAGGCGTCGAAAGTCGTCGTGCTATCGGGTAAAGACCGCAACTGTTGCAGTAACATTTTAAGTCGTTGCGGGACAGTTAAACGCCGGCGGGGCATACGCCCTTGCGCGCCTGATAAGCGCGCCACGACTCGGCGCAACGCTTCGGTCAACAACGCTAAAGGTTCATCGCCTACCGTCAACTCTTTCAGGGGCGTTAAGGTCGTTTCTTCCGGCGAACGGGGGTACATTTGCGACCACACTTTGTGGCGTTCTGCCAGGAACCGCGCCGCCAAACCGTAAGCGGCATGTCGTAGCAA
The DNA window shown above is from bacterium HR17 and carries:
- the scpA gene encoding Segregation and condensation protein A, with protein sequence MAALTTVRITLSHQTPTEKTVALPAPFAFRRLPVHLSDYEGPAELLMWLLRRQLVTVDEVPVDTIAHQIGWQCDDPLQVADEVAVAAELAWMKSALLLPQPEAEALQVSDDEPTDGEPLRRRLLRHAAYGLAARFLAERHKVWSQMYPRSPEETTLTPLKELTVGDEPLALLTEALRRVVARLSGAQGRMPRRRLTVPQRLKMLLQQLRSLPDSTTTFDALCADCTSLLEVIVTFLAVLELVRRGIAGARQDEPFGPILVFLKNK